TTTTGCCAATGGTATGATAATTCAGGAGATGGAGCTGGGCAAGCCTGATGGTAAAAAAGCCACCAATGGAAAGAAGGTAAACATTTCTGGCTTCTTGATGGGATGATCCTCTCCAAGCTACCATTTTAGTATTGCAATTTCTCACTGACTAGGCAATGCTGACATTTGCATGCTCGAGTTTCAGTATCTTCACATAGTTGCTTGCTTTTGCATGGTTATgatagattggaccaaataGAAAACTTTCCATTATCTGACTTGCATGCTCGAGTTTCAGTATCCTCATCTGAGCATTAGTTGCATGATTTGTATAATTATGATAGATTGGGATGATCAGGCAACTTTCCACTATCTGACTTTCATGTTGACTTTTATAAGTATGACCTCTTTTTTCCTTAGGTTGCTATGAGATATATTGGCAAGCTAAAGAATGGCACGATTTTTGACTCCAATGTTAGCGGAAGACCATTTGAGTTCAGACTAGgtaattgttttttttcctgctaATGTCTTGCTTTCTACCATCACTCAAGATCAATATTGGGGTTGACTCAATTGATACCTTGCCTGCAGGTGTTGGGCAGGTTATCAAAGGATGGGACGTCGGCGTCAATGGTATataagccttttttttttgtatataaGCCTTCATCTTGTTATCAAACACACAATCATGTTGCAGTGCATATTTTCATGCTTTTGGCTTGGTGCTTGTTAACAGGTATGCGGGTTGGTGACAAAAGGAGACTCACCGTTCCACCTTCAATGGGGTAAGATATCCATTACATTGCTTTGTACTATCAGCGAGTGGTCGTTCCAATCCAGCCCTGATTTGTTGCTTCTGTAGTTACGGGAGCCAGAGAGTGGGGCCGATACCGCAGAACTCAACTCTCATCTTTGATGTGGAGCTAGTGAACGTGAAATGAAGTTTGAGGACCAAGATAGCATGAAGGTCCATGAGAAACTGAGGCAGTTTCGAAAGTTTTGGAGTGCACCATTTTCCTTCTGCAGTGCTATTTCATAGCCGTAGGGACATGTTCAGCTGATTCCAAGCCATTTTTATCGACATTATCGTTACTGTAAACTGGAGCTATTCAGGCTAATTGCCGGGTTGCAACATTTGCCCTACTTGCGCTTGATCTTGCCGTGGTTGATTCCTTTTGGTCCGGTTTGGACTAGATCATCTACTGAGTGAAATGATTAGCACTAGTAGAGTTTATGTTGCTGTGTTTTAGAATTTCAGTTGCACCCTGTTGCCTCCAAAATCATTTTAAACTTTGTGAGAGAAGTAACTGACTGGAGTTGTTTGGGTTTTGCTGCTAGCTTTCCAAGCCTAATTTCACTCATTGCAAAATACGAGCATTTTGGGATggtcttccttttctttccgcGTGCTCCATATTTACCATTTGCCTAGATCTGTGATCATTCTTTGGCCTGAGTGAGACCCAAATCTTCTGGTTCAGATCGACACCTGAGAAGGCTTCAAGCCTTCAATTCGGTAACGGTCATGTCTCAGCAGGATCAGCTTGCGGCTTGCGCCTTGTTGCCATCTGCCATTGCGATTTGCGAGCGCCCTTGTGACTCGTGAGCGGACTGTACGACGCGACTTCCCTCACCAGTAGAGCGGATGAGTTGGCAGTGGCGCACCCAGCGGCGCGCTCGGCGCCCACGCGGCCACAGCCACGGCCCATCGCTTCCCGAGCGCCGAAATCCAAACGCACGATGCCTTCGCCCCCACCGCCCCCCACCGTGtgcgctctcctcctccccttccccccctcctcatccaccacctccggCCAACAACCCCGCCGCCTGCGCGTCCGCAGCTCGAAGCCCAGCCCGCCGGGCCTCCCCAagcccagcaccagcaccaggccgcccccgcgccgcctgcACGAGGCGGACCGCCGCCTCAGCTCCCTGGTCCACCGGGGCGACCTCGACGCggcgctccgcctcgtccgctcctcgccgcgcccgcccgacGTGCCCCTCGCCAACCGCCTCGTCCGCGACCTctgccgccgtggccgccccgccgacgccgcgcgcgtcgtCGAGGCCTGCGGGCCGGATGCCACGGCCGCCACCTACGGCGCGCTGGTGGACGGGTACTGCCGCGCGGGGCTGCTCGAGGACGCGCGCCGCGTCGTCGACGGCAtgcccgcggccgcgcgggccAGCAGCGCCTACGCCTACAACCCGCTCATCCACGCGCTCTGCGACCGCGGCCGGGTCGCCGACGCGCTCGGGGTGCTCGACGGCATGCTCTGCCGCGGGTGCGCCCCCGACGCGGTCACCTACAACATCCTCCTCGAGGCGGCGTGCAAGGCCAGGGGGCACCGGCGGGCCATGGAGCTGGTCGACCTCATGCGCGCCGAGGGGTGCGAGCCCAACAACGTCACGTACAATGTCATTATCGACGCCATGTGCAGGGAACGGGATGTGGACCAGGCGCGCGAGTTCCTCGACAGCCTGCCTTCCAGGGGTTGCAAGCCCAACACCGTCAACTACAACACGGTCTTGAAGGGGTTCTGTAGCGCCGAGCGATGGGAGGATGCTGATGAGCTTCTTGACGAGATGGTCCGAGAGAACTGCCCGCCGAGCGAGGCGACCCTCAATGTGATCGTCAATGCGTTGTGCCGGAAAGGATTGCTCCAGAAGGTTACTCGCTATCTAGAGAAAATGTCCAAACATGGCTGCGCGGCAAATGTTGTTACCTACAATGCTGTCATCAATGGGATCTGTGAGCAAGGGCATGTGGACAGTGCCTTGGAGTTACTAAACAACATGCAATCCTATGGCTGTAAACCTGATATCGTCACCTACAACACTCTGCTCAAGGGTCTGTGCAGTGCTGAGCGATGGGAGGATGCTGAGGAGCTAATGGCTAAAATGACCCAGAATGATTGCGTTCCAGATAATGGCACATTCAATACTGTAATTAATTTCTTGTGTCAAAAGGGATTGATTGTGCAGGCCTTTGAAGTCTTTAAGCAAATGCCTGAGAAAGGCTGCAATCCTAACTCAATCACTTACAGTACAATGGTAGGTGGACTTGCCAAGGCTGGCAAGCTGGAACAAGCCCTTGAGTTGTTGAATGAAATGGCCTGCAGAGGATTCAACTCAGATAAAATGTATCAATTGTTAACTGAGTATCTGAATAAAGAGGATAAAATTGAAGAGGTGGTTCAGGCAGTTCATAAACTGCAAGGTGCAGGCGCACCACCCCACGCTGCACTCTACAACACAGTACTGTTAGGGCTTTGCAGAAATGGGAAAACAGATTATGCTATCGATGTGTTTGCTGATATGGTGTCCTGTGGTTGTATGCCTGATGAATTGTCGTACATTATACTCATTGAAGGTTTGGCATATGAGGGCTATTTGAAGGAGGCAAGAGAATTGCTAAGCAAGTTGTGCTCTAGAAATGTTCTTTCTAACAGCTTGATCAAGAATGAAGCTTTGTTGTTAGATCAAAATATTCACTCTTCTTGAGTCATGATTAATTTGAGGGATGTCTGCACTTTTAACTACATTATATATAGCAGTGGAGTAGGTTAGGACTTACACATTGCTTCAATTTTGATTGTAAGTGCCCTTTGCTTCAGACATGTTGTAGTGTAGAGCTTAGTTGTCCACCTGTTTAAGTTCTTTCTGTAACCATGCTGTCCAATATCATGCCTGTTTGGCTGATTGTAGTTGcaaattttcatgcatgcttACAGAATATGAGCATATTGGATTATAAACATGATTTGATTTTACTTTCTGGATGCACATTTAGTCAAGGCACCCTCGTATCCAAAATATAAGTCGTTTTAGAATTGTATTTTGGATCATTCTTTGTTTCTGTTCGATGGAGATACTTGCCCTAGGATTTAAGCTAAGCTGAAATGTGCATCCTGGTTTAAGAAGCAGGGATATTGTAGGCCTGCACCTATATAGTATTCTCGTTCCTGGAGTACTTTGTTTAGAAACAAGTGGTCAAATTTTGAGTGGTTATATATGAAACCGAAAATGGATACTAGGCCTATGAGAGAAGTATAGTAAGTGTTTATTTGTTTTAAACTAGAAGACTTGAAAAAAGTGAGGCCTTAATGTAACAATTCCTATTCTGATTTTCTTACTTTAGTGTAACAGAAATAACATTTAAAGAATCATTATACAATTGGAGCTCAAGTTACTTCTGATTGATGGTAATTTTTGTCTTGTAAGGTGTCCTGGACCCCATGTTTGTGCTATACTGCTATTTGAAGATAATCCTCTTGGTGATATTGTCAAGTTCATGCTCTTTCTTTGAGTTCGTTATGCCAATTGAATTGGAGTAAATATTACCTGGCAGTTATATTAACCTCGTGGCTCCTAAGTGAAACTATGCAAGTGCTGCATATTTTCTCAAACACTCGTGCTGCAACTTTACACGTGGAtggcttttatttttttgttactGCAGTTAGGAGATAAGGCAGCTATATGCTTTGAACCGAAGTAATATAAGCACTAATATTATCGATATTGCATTATCTGATAGTCGTCTCATTTCACTATTATGACCGTAGCATGAGTTCATTCTTTTCTTCTACTTCCATCCATAGTGCCAAATTAGTCCAGCCTTCATGGGTGTTACCATTTCACCATGTTTATATCTTACACCCTAGATTGGTTTGCTTTGCCCACTTGTGAAGAGTTTTAATTTGACTTTGTTAGGCTAGGTTAGCATATAGTATCATTTAGAAAGTCTTGTTATGCTATGGTGCAATTCCTGAATTGTGCAGAGTCTGCACGACTGCAGAAAGCTCTCCAGCCTGGATGCTTTGGAAAGACCGAATCTAAGGTGCATGATCACCTTTTACTTATCTCTGGGTTGCTCCTCATATGGATGATCATCTTCCTTTGACCAAATCTGTGGTGCGTATAGTCATCACCTTGGTTGATTCAGAGGGGATAAATCCTTCTAAATATGGTCCACTGAAGTTAATTTGTGCGTTTGAACATTGCTGGTTTAGTGTATTTTAACTTAGAATtctatttttctagttttaaAGTGATGAAAGGTTGTACTGCACTTCCCTACTCGGGTTGCTGTCTACAAAGCGTTAAAACCTTTATTCTCTCAATTTGAAtcttgggaaaaaaaaatctgcccTCTATTGATTCAGCGTTCCTTTTTAGTAGTATCTTATACCTACGGAGGTCCAGGTAGCGACATGGCACAGTAGTATCTTGAATCTTTTCGTGCGTATCAGCTGCACAAGTCTAAAACGAAAGGTAAAGCTAAACATCACAAATTTCTGAATTTATGTTTTGTTTTTGCAGTTTACCTCTAGAGGGTACAGATTTGGTTGCCACTTTCCAGGGCCTGAAGCCCTGAACACTCGTTGCTGGGGTTCTGTTCTACTCAAAACAGTCCCCTGCTCCAAGAGAATCATGACAGGTATCTAAGACACCATCTAAATGTTCTTCCTGTCGGCAGTAAAGCTGCCTAGCCACCAACACGTTGTGAAAGTTCAGGCTCCACTTGATCATAACAATATACCATATGGTCTTTCTCTCCAACTCGTTTTTGCTTTAGTGGTCTGGTCATCGATGTATCTACTATTCTAATCTTTTCAAAAAGCAGTTGAGATATTGGCCTTGACGAGCATACGGCATTGTATGTTTtgtattgctgctgctgctcgtcaTTCTTAAGCCAGTGTGCAAACTCCAAAAGCATTTTTGGCTTCTCGC
This portion of the Setaria viridis chromosome 7, Setaria_viridis_v4.0, whole genome shotgun sequence genome encodes:
- the LOC117863900 gene encoding uncharacterized protein, with amino-acid sequence MPSPPPPPTVCALLLPFPPSSSTTSGQQPRRLRVRSSKPSPPGLPKPSTSTRPPPRRLHEADRRLSSLVHRGDLDAALRLVRSSPRPPDVPLANRLVRDLCRRGRPADAARVVEACGPDATAATYGALVDGYCRAGLLEDARRVVDGMPAAARASSAYAYNPLIHALCDRGRVADALGVLDGMLCRGCAPDAVTYNILLEAACKARGHRRAMELVDLMRAEGCEPNNVTYNVIIDAMCRERDVDQAREFLDSLPSRGCKPNTVNYNTVLKGFCSAERWEDADELLDEMVRENCPPSEATLNVIVNALCRKGLLQKVTRYLEKMSKHGCAANVVTYNAVINGICEQGHVDSALELLNNMQSYGCKPDIVTYNTLLKGLCSAERWEDAEELMAKMTQNDCVPDNGTFNTVINFLCQKGLIVQAFEVFKQMPEKGCNPNSITYSTMVGGLAKAGKLEQALELLNEMACRGFNSDKMYQLLTEYLNKEDKIEEVVQAVHKLQGAGAPPHAALYNTVLLGLCRNGKTDYAIDVFADMVSCGCMPDELSYIILIEGLAYEGYLKEARELLSKLCSRNVLSNSLIKNEALLLDQNIHSS